The DNA sequence aatcattccacgaactaagaacggccatgcaccactacccttaaatttgagaaagagctctcaatctgtcttacctcgataagttcggacctggtaaattttcccgtgttgagtcaaattaagccgcaagctccacttcgttgtggtgcccttccgtcaattcctttaagtttcaactttgcaaccatacttcccccggaacccgattttggtttcccggaagcgactgagagcaccgaataggggtagcgtctcccaattgctaattggcatcgtttacggttagaactagggcggtatctaatcgccttcgatcctctaactttcgttcttgattaatgaaagcatccatggcaaacgctttcgcttcggtcggtcctacgacggtctacgaatttcacctctcgcgccgtaataccaatgcccccaactacttctgttaatcattacctctgggtctacgacaaaccaacgaaagaatcagaccgaggtcatattccattattccatgcaagattattctcggccaacgccgacccgcggagggccggacgcttttgtactagcctgctgtgagcactctaatttgttcaaggtaaacgtgagtaccctgagcaccatgaggggccgggccggactgaaccggttaaccggtacccgttcacggagtaaacgcccaggcacaccattgtgagtcgcagccgcgagctcgctcacggacggtcccggcgtgtaaccgggcgcccgcggcggtcgcgagtctggacggggaatcaacttcgaacgttttaaccgcaacaactttaatatacgctagtggagctggaattaccgcggctgctggcaccagacttgccctccacttgatccttgttgaaggatttatactcaactcattccaattatggaccatcgttagagaggtccatattgttatttctcgtcactacctccccgtgccgggattgggtaatttacgcgcctgctgccttccttggatgtggtagccatttctcaggctccctctccggaatcgaaccctgattccccgttacccgtcgcaaccatggtagtcctctacactaccatcaatagttgatagggcagacatttgaaagatctgtcgtcagtcggcgagcgaccatacgatctgcgagcttatccagacttcaactcaagccgcccggaggcgattggtttaactaataagtgcaccagttccagcacccggcgagggtaccagtcccggcatgttgcatgtattagctctggcttttccacagttatccaactaactcattgggtttatgatcttgtaaattatagctgttatactgagccttatgcggtttcacattcattgatgttcgtacttagacatgcatggcttaacctttgagacaagcgtatattactggtaggatcaaccagaattctctctcgtaccggcgtgagtatcccacacacgttcgataccggggtgaatcgaattcacactctttaaccataagccaaccgaagcacttaagcaactggaagaccaccggttccacatatctatctgagtgatgcatgtcaccatgcaccgcttccaccgtgtatcacatcacatcacactctaaaccatttcacataggtccgcgcgattgctcacgggaccctattctcgctaggaggttcggttcgattcctgtacactacaacgagcttttccaattcttgtgtccgactggcgaacgttctgttgcgttataaacttcgcggtacttgccaccgggtatggtgtccgtacaaccttctgagaaatagccggcgcgatcgacgggattaaccgacaatgcagcgctggctcttgatcgggcaatttacgggctttatcgggcaatttacgggcttgatggtgcgacttacgggcctgatagtgcgactaacgggcttgatagggcaatttacgggctttttggtgcgaattacgggctttttggtgcgacttatgggcttgatagggcaatttacgggctttttggtgcgacttatgggcttgatagggtaatttacgggcttgttggtgcgacttatgggcctgatagtgcgactaacgggcttgatagggcaatttacgggctttttggtgcgacttacgggcctgatagtgcgacttatgggcctgatagtgcgactaacgggctttgatagtgcgaccaacgggcttgatagtgcgacctatgggcttgatagtgcgactaacgggcttgatagtgcgacttatgggcttgatagtgcgacttatgggcttgatagtgcgacttacgggcttgcttttccatgtttttcgcatcgagcttcggttcgtttcgaataattttgtccatgtttttcgtttgctacgagaggttcggttcgttttcagttatccctgtgttcatggttttcgtgtgcttccataggtttggtccgtgtttttgagtactcttgtccatgattttcgtgtgcttctagaggtttggtccgattttcagtactcttgtccatgctttcacatgctctgataggtaggttcgttcttagttatccctgtgttcatggttttcgtgagcttccataggtttggtccgtgtttttgagtactcttgtccatgattttcgtgtgcttctagaggtttggtccgattttcagtactcttgtccatgctttcacatgctctgataggtaggttcgttctcagttatccctgtgttcatggttttcgtgagcttcgataggtttggtccgtgtttttgagtactcttgtccatgattttcgtgtgcttcttgaggtttggtccgattttcagtactcttgtccatgctttcacatgctctgataggtaggttcgttctcagttatccctgtgtttatggttttcgtgtgcttcgagaggtttggtccgtgtttttgagtactcttgtccatgattttcgtgtgcttctagaggtttggtccgattttcagtactcttgtccatgactttcgtttgcttcgattcgttcactctattactcttgtctgtggttttcgtttgcttcgattcgttcactctattactcttgtctttggttttcgtttgcttcgattcgttcactccattactcttgtctgtggtttttcgtttgcttcgattcgttcagtccattactcttgtatgtgattttcgtttgcttcgattcgttcagtccattactcttgtgtgtggttttcgtttgcttcgagtcgttcagtccattacccttgtctatgattttcgtttgcttcgagtcgttcagtccaatacttacccttgtctatgattttcgctctaagcccagtcgccctgcgctctggaaatcacattccaactctatcaccgatagcgctcacaccttggaaaccacatttcacccaggggaccttagggtggattttgagcctttcgggattgcgaaaccatcatttaacactctaaacttaatttccgcaatcccagacgcactttccatatggtctccaaaaatgcgtgtgagctgacctggtcccttataataggcaatgaacacgattttggcaaaatatttttttcaaaattttttgactcaccgggtaaaatcgaatttacttgggaaaaatgttctagcaggggccctcccatacaaatttttttcttctcaaaaatgattttcgtttcacttttcatactcaggggagtctaaaattgatgttttgagtcaccaagaaaaaaaaattttttttgacccgagcttgtgtcgcgacccaaaaatcgactcacttgggaaaaatgttctagcaggggccctcccatacaaaaattttttcttctcaaaaaggattttcgtttcacttttcatactcaggggagtctaaaattgatgttttgagtcaccgtgaaaaaaaaaattttttgacccgagcttgtgtcggcgacccaaaatcgacgcacttgggaaaaatgttctagcaggggccctcccatacaaaaattttttcttctcaaaaatgattttcgtttcacttttcatactcaggggagtctaaaattgatgttttgagtcaccgagaaaaaaaaatttttttgacccgagcttgtgtcggcgacccaaaaatcgacgcacttgggaaatatgttctagcaggggccctcccatacaaaaattttttcttctcaaaaatgattttcgtttcacttttcatactcaggggagtctaaaattgatgttttgagtcaccgtgaaaaaaaaaattttttgacccgagcttgtgtcggcgacccaaaatcgacgcacttgggaaaaatgttctagcaggggccctcccatacaaaaattttttcttctcaaaaatgattttcgtttcacttttcatactcaggggagtctaaaattgatgttttgagtcaccgagaaaaaaaaatttttttgacccgagcttgtgtcggcgacccaaaaatcgacgcacttgggaaatatgttctagcaggggccctcccatacaaaaattttttcttctcaaaaatgattttcgtttcacttttcatactcaggggagtctaaaattgatgttttgagtcaccgtgaaaaaaaaaattttttgacccgagcttgtgtcggcgacccaaaatcgacgcacttgggaaaaatgttctagcaggggccctcccatacaaaaattttttcttctcaaaaatgattttcgtttcacttttcatactcaggggagtctaaaattgatgttttgagtcaccgagaaaaaaaaatttttttgacccgagcttgtgtcggcgacccaaaaatcgacgcacttgggaaatatgttctagcaggggccctcccatacaaaaattttttcttctcaaaaatgattttcgtttcacttttcatactcaggggagtctaatattgaagttttgagtcaccgtgaaaaaaatttttttttgactcactgggtaaaatggtcgcacttgggaaaaatgttctagcaggggccctcccatacaaaaaatttttatttctcaaatcgatccgtggtttcacttttcatactctagggcccatttgcttcaactttggaaaaatttttcgatgatgaaaaattttcaccttcgacgtccatcgaccactcgacccgaacttggtacttttgtatggaggtacccgagtggtgactttttcatacaaaaatttttatttctcaaatcgatccgtggtttcacttttcatactctagggcccaattgcttcaactttggaaaaaattttcgatgatgaaaaattttcaccttcgacgtccatcgaccactcgacccgaacttggtacttttgtatggaggtacccgagtggtgactttttcatacaaaaatttttatttctcaaatcgatccgtggtttcacttttcatactctagggcccatttgcttcaactttggaaaaaattttcgatgatgaaaaattttcaccttcgacgtccatcgaccactcgacccgaacttggtacttttgtatggaggtacccgagtggtgactttttcatacaaaaatttttatttctcaaatcgatccgtggtttcacttttcatactctagggcccaattgcttcaactttggaaaaaattttcgatgatgaaaaattttcaccttcgacgtccatcgaccactcgacccgaacttggtacttttgtatggaggtacccaagtggtgactttttcatacaaaaatttttttgcgaatacgtgttcgttcgcgatcattaaggccatgaacaacaagtccgctgcgatagaaatagtgcattgtagttactcgacgagaaaaaaaatcgggacttagaaaaatttttgaaagtcaaatcgtattgacttccaacaacacctgataataaacacacattgcctgttgcaccacagatcgcatttgacttaacaaatcgcctgttggtacgcacatcaccatcgactttaccaatcgcgtttcgcaccgctaatcccacttggcgtggagccacgcacataatgttgcgaggagagtattaatcgggacttagcgttttaagctcgcgaacactccactatgggagtgcacgcaagcaccaactgtacacacacaacacaacaatcactctcgcgaacactccattcccaaagtgaacgcgagcaccagcaagcatgggtcgcctgagaggatcgatgcgaacgcatctctacaactcgcagctcccagcctgtagtcccgtcgtttgcgggcggtcgaaggtgtcgaaactagttgtatccacggtcgacggaaacacagccaccagggttccctgtggtaaggtacttccacgtgcagcgtgctcccgcccgttgcggctcagtctagtgctatagcggggatgagacgtcagtgtgcgcggggcagcaccgacggatctcggagggttgttaagcccgctagcttccgatcacctaatgggtttgagaagcgctatcagctcggattggatacgaccttagaggcgttcaggcataatccagcggacgtagcgtcataccaaagtccggtcgaactagtattgagccagtggtccgtacctgtggttcctctcgtactgcacaggaattccgttaagatagcggcaaacagcacacaccagtagggtaaaactaacctgtctcacgacggtctaaacccagctcacgttcccttgaaagggtgaacaatcctacgcttggtgaattttgcttcacaatgataggaagagccgacatcgaaggatcaaaaagccacgtcgctatgaacgcttggcggccacaagccagttatccctgtgtgacattcgagcagtcgagctgttcggacgtggtgtattttgctcctgagtgagttaaaAATTGTGGCGTTAAATTACCTCGGAAAGTCTCGAATTTGTTCATAATCAGTCTATAAGAGGGTGTTTAGAGTGACTTTAGTGAAAACCGGACGAAAATCGGTGCATTAGTGggccaaaaaagtgaaaaacattgccccatacattttgtatggggaacaattttggcaataaaaccgtgctaaattggtgaaaatcaacgcggtttgcgtttaaaacgcataaatagacgccagtgaagtgttttttacTTATAAACAGTGTTTGCCGGCGATATTTAGCGTAAAATACGGAGTGGCAAATTTGTGCAaacatttggaacaacaacaacaacaatagtgtgtgcgtgttgtgagTTTGCGCAAAAATCCGGTCCAATCGGGCCGGATGAGGTGGCAAATGATAGATTCTGTGTCCCCGATCGGCCAAtagccgaaaaccggaagaaaatcGGTGCAGAATTGGGAAAAAACAGTGACGGCAAAAACGCGCATGGTGCTACCGCTGCGGCACGTGTTCTGGAAGTGACTGTTGTATATACAAAAACGttaataacttcgcgagttttggtccgattttgctgcggtttgcactgttgtgctagttttagtgcatttaatacgatccgtgcataaaaatagtgaaaatcgcgaaaataatttttgacatttttgtgacaACCCGGGACGACCCAACAGACATAAATTGATAGGTGAGCAGTCCCCAacagacaatttttcaaattgacggtttctgctcgaaaactgctcgaaaccaaaaaggacgcagaaaattctgggaagctgtggggggtcatcggcagctcgaatctgctcgattcggacagtttttatcgagctcgaaactgctcgaattcccgATTTTTGCGGGAAATTGCCGGGAAAAATCTGGGAACGACTGCAAAAATTCGGAAAGGCGTTTGCAAGCAGGGAAACACCCCCCCTGACCACTAAGACCTACTTGGGTCTCtaaaatggcgacaactcgtaCATCGCGTCCTCGGTCGGAATCGACAGAGGAAAGGCCGGGGCGATCCCTTTCGGCGGTAGAGCCGAAGGTCATTCTCACCAGAGCCTCGGCGTTGGCCTCAAAGTCGGTGAACCCGGACATGGTCGAACTGCGAAAGGTGCTCGGGGAAATGTCCCTCGCCAACGAGCAGCTTCGGGCCATGGTGAAAGAGCTGCAGCAagagctggtgatgctgcgaCAGCGTACCGTGGCCAACGAAGATATGGCCCGGGAGGAGCGGAAGCTGGCCCGCGAAGAATTTAAGCTGGCGCAagagaaattccaccaggagctgCAGTGGAATAAGGACCAGGCCCGCCAGTGGTATGAAGAGACGCAgcgtctcagaggcgagctggCAAAGGAGACTGCGTGCCACCAGGAGTTGCTGGCACAGATGCTTGGTTGCGGCGGTAACCAAGCtctgcaaccgcagcagcaggcgcagccagctgttgcgcagcagcagcctcagaggcagcagaaacagcaacagcaacggcctCCGTCGAAGCAGGCGACATCGCAGAGCTCcctgcagcaaccgcaacagcagcaacaacaacagcagcagcagcggatgaCGTATGCTAACGTGGCGGCCGAGACATCCGGCACGCAGGCTTCCCAGGGCGGTTCTTGGACGGTGGTGGGGCCTCGTAAAGCACCGCagaagtcgcagcagcaacaacaacagcagcagctggccaagCCGCGACCACAATCTGCGGCGGCGAAGCattcggcgaagaagaagctggacgccatcgaggttgccccaggcgagggtcagtctTGGACCgacgcgtatcagctgatacgcagcgctccgtcgttggccgaagaccaggccaagcttGGAGTGGGACGACGAACGACGCGGGACCGGCTGGTCATGAACTTGGAGGACGGCGCCAATGCTGAAGCAATCCTGCAACGAGTGCAGGAGGTCTTTGCACAgtctgcagctccggccaccatccgcctggtgacagaaacggtggaggtccgccttgatgaggtggaccctttagcggtggcattggatgtggcgaaggcggtgacgaccaccagttcggagtcggtgagcgaatccgctgTGCACCTAgtgaaggcgtggaacggtacGCAGACGGCTTACGTTCGGATGACACTCAAGGCGGCGGAGTTGATGCACCAACAGCTAGTACGAGTGCTGCACACCTCATGCTTGGCGACGAAACTGACACCACCGACGCGGGGCCAGCTACGGTGCTTCAaatgcctggagcacggacacctgcggcaccagtgcaagagcgggacggatcgatcgacgcactgcatccgctgcggccaaccgggccacctggcccgagcctgcacagcggaggtgtgttgtgcggtctgcaagggccctcaccgagtaggacacccgtcctgcacccggaaggtctgaaggtTTTGCAGATCAACCTtgggcgcagccgtgcagcgcaggacatcatgctgcagacggctagggagatcggagcgcaggtggtgatagcgtgtgagctgtacaaaccacctagagacagcgtgcggtgggcggtcgacgaggctcagagcgtagcggtagtggcgactggcggctaccccatccaacgactggggagttcatcggtgcctgggctggtagttgccaccatagccgggataacgtttgccagctgctatgtgtcccccaacatcggacaagcggatctcggcgactacctggaagcggttgagctcacgctcacgggacaggatcccatggttctggctggggactttaacgcctggaaccaggagtggggcagttcaagaaccacggcgaagggtgaggacttgctgagtgttgttgagcacctcggacttcggacgctcaaccgagggaacacacccactttcaagggcaacggtgttgcacgggaaagcgtcatcgatgtgagcttctcgagtccctgcgtagcggagccaggcagttggagtgtgagtAGCAGAtactccggtagcgaccacagctacgtgctgttcagcgctaaactgccttcgaccagcggccgacgtgcacatcagcatcggccacactgcaacgggcacggcggtacagcaggcatgacgcggcacgcgggaacacgctacaaaacaagccaattcaatcaggcttgttttaagctggcgcttgggatcggtcgtttcgacgatgtaagcacacctgagggcctgatcagggggctcacagaagcgtgcgacgcaacgatggagaggatccacaagacgaatttccggcaggctccgacgctatactggtggaacccggaaatcgcgagggcgcgagatgcgtgcgaagctgctgaggccaggctacgcacagcaacgcagaccgacgaccgtatcgccgcttcagcccgcttgctggacgaccgtagggctttggaacgagagatccagcgcagcaaagagcgctgcatgcaggagctcatcgacggagtcgaggacgatgtgtttgggttggggtatcgagtggttatggccaagctgcgcagtcgagcgccgccagaattggaccgttctgtgctggagccgatcatcgacgccctcttcccggcccacccatcgttcgagtggccgccgattgcgacggaaagcgacgaggacgaagagcccatccgaccagtcacccgtgaagagatcctttgcatcgctgaggggatggccacctcaa is a window from the Anopheles moucheti chromosome X unlocalized genomic scaffold, idAnoMoucSN_F20_07 X_unloc_18, whole genome shotgun sequence genome containing:
- the LOC128307851 gene encoding putative uncharacterized protein DDB_G0268364, producing the protein MVELRKVLGEMSLANEQLRAMVKELQQELVMLRQRTVANEDMAREERKLAREEFKLAQEKFHQELQWNKDQARQWYEETQRLRGELAKETACHQELLAQMLGCGEERPGRSLSAVEPKVILTRASALASKSVNPDMVELRKVLGEMSLANEQLRAMVKELQQELVMLRQRTVANEDMAREERKLAREEFKLAQEKFHQELQWNKDQARQWYEETQRLRGELAKETACHQELLAQMLGCGGNQALQPQQQATSQSSLQQPQQQQQQQQQQRMTYANVAAETSGTQASQGGSWTVVGPRKAPQKSQQQQQQQQLAKPRPQSAAAKHSRLDFGDKSLIRVRFK